Part of the Xenopus tropicalis strain Nigerian chromosome 3, UCB_Xtro_10.0, whole genome shotgun sequence genome, AGCTAATTGTTTCTACTCTATTAATGCACCTTCTGTAAACTTGTGTAAATGAACTGGATCTGTCGGTCTTAACCTttcctacaattttttttttttttttttactaagctgCTGGAGCCTGTTCTCCTCTTGGGCAAGGAACGTTTTGCTGGTGTTGACATCAGAGTTCGTGTAAAGGGAGGTGGACATGTTGCTCAAGTCTATGGTAAGCCCCATATTGTTTTAAAATCTGGTGTTTTTATGTGGTGGTCCTCTGAATTATATTAATGGACCCCTGGAGAGCCATCAATAACTGGCTCCCATGGCCACCAATAGCTTGGTGACATTTCCAAACACATGGATCTTAATACTGTGActtgctgactgcctgtacatgtaatttgtGGAGAAAATTATGGTAAGCAGAGGATCTGCATGATAGACAGGGACACCACAGGgaaaattcttcccaacataaagctcaCAAACAGTTCATTAAACTTGTTCAAAAGCTGTCCCCTTTTtgggactctcaccttccagggtagcTTCCACGCTCTGAACTTTTTAGGGGTTTATCACCATCCCCAGTTACACTCATCTTAAGCCTTGCTGACCCTTCTCTCAGCTCTCACACCTGGTCATGGTTCCCTCTGCTGCTCGTAGTAGCAGGAGGTAcccacagcccctctgggagttccaaacacaggcaggcaaccttcctgccctgtgccctacTTGGCCCCCAGGTGTGGGAGCACACACCTTTTTCCTTTTCCAGGCAGCTCATCTTTCAGCTGCCTCTTATTTAGCTTACAAGGAATCCACCGTCCACAtcacacagataaaaaaaaatgtatattttcttacattttcagGAAAGCATGCTATCTTTTTTAGGCACACTGTCACAATATGTATAGCGagctttaaggctaatgtcccacggagcaagttagttgccAACGCTTGATCTCTGCCTGCACATTGattcggctttccaaagttgcctgcagggggaGAGCCGAATAGATGCGTAGGCCCTTCCACTGGCAACTCGTATTGTTGCTggcggaaaggcattttggagcggttagtcccctatggtagcagagatctattataGGCAACTAAATCTCTCCGTGAGACATTATCCTTAAGTAGAAGTAAAAGTTTAATCAcgagggggtgccaaatgttagacaccaCCATTGATTAATTGCTTTCCTGAAACCCGACTGGTGCtaatgttagcagaaaactgcactggcacaGGGTAAACGCAGGCAAGCGATCCTCTTGCTTCTCCTTTCACAGTGAGCACAGGGCACGCACATGAACAGTTGAGAGAGAAAAATCTGGCTTttttgtttggcttttcactctgtGCTTGCTTGCATACACCCAGACCGGTGCTGTTTTCTTGTAACGGAAGCACTGGctaggggtttcaggtaagcaattacaatcatttGTGGGTGCCTAaccttttggcaccccccagtaattgtaacttttcttctcctttatggGCAGGGATCCACTAAGTTACTAGTTTCATTTTAGTGATACAGAATTTTTATCggcactgtactgtatattttgtggCTGCTACAAAATGAGTTGTGGAATTAAGCATTGTTCTAAATTTAAATCAAAGGTCACTGTTAATTGTTATACATTACGTGTATACACATGTTTTTGCTTTTGGTAATTCCAGTGAGAGCTTGTCATATTTAGGTGCCGCAGCTTTTTGGTCTCAGTGTTGTAAATTTGGTAAATCATGTCACTAAAATGTGCCAGTTTGTGCTCTGATGTTGGCCCTTGTTTAAATGTCGGTTACATCTCAACAGCAGTGTAGCAGGTTTTTGACACTGCACAAGGGTAATTGGAGCTGCAAATTGTGGATGGCACAGAGTATGAAGACACCATCTTTTGACTGTAGTTCTTTCTAACCTGGGCTAACTACCAAGTGAATTATAcccttttgtttttcattaaggAGGTAGTTGTATTTATCCATAAGGTGGACATACATGGTGTAGTCCACTAGTTTGGTGAGGTATGTGGGCTGTCagaccaaggaccgcatcaacgagccgatctgGTCCCCCGATcagacggaaaatcaaacctggccaatCGGATAacctgccaaatcagtctgaaggacccgagtTGGCATCTAAAATCTGCCATTGTGTGGTCACATTTAGTATGCTTTGCTTTTAATATTTGTCTGACAAAGGTAAATAAGACCTGAAAAATTGTTTTAATCCCTTTTTAATTGAATACCTTCTTATCTTCAACAGCAATCCGCCAGGCTATTTCCAAGTCACTTGTAGCTTACTACCAGAAATGTAAGTAATGTTCTAATTTTGTCCTTATGTTTCCTATGCCCCCTTGCCTTTTTCCCAGTTTTGTTTACatgcatattctttattttgtagaTGTTGATGAAGCTTCCAAAAAGGAGATTAAAGACATCCTAATCCAGTATGACAGAACCCTCCTTGTTGCAGATCCTCGCCGTTGCGAGTCCAAGAAATTTGGTGGACCTGGAGCCCGTGCTCGCTACCAGAAGTCTTACCGTTAAAtttcaaatttttctgcaaataaatcttTGAAAATTAAATTGTTGCAGCCAAATTTTCTGGGATCTTGAACTGTTgagatttaagaaaaaaaaaaaaatggtggtctTACAGGAGAGCTAAAGTTGGAAGTAGGCTAGAATTACAGTACATTATCTGAGATTCAGTACCAGCCAAAGGCAGCCACTGCTCTTGAACAGTGAAGACCTGAAATCTGAAGATGCCcctagtagctccccatttttTCTGCAGCTCAGATGAGCTTAGGGGCtggctcacaatatactgtatgtatatatagaatataaaatttgCAATACAAGGTTGATTAGTAATTCAAATTAGAGCAAATCACAACCAGTCCAGTTTGCATCATGTTTAATCCACTTTATAGAATCCACTTCTATGCCATGTGTACCTAATTTTCTGTTGATTTGAGACAGCTGTCCAGAGGGCAATGAGCATGTCTCACTAAtactaacagaatccaagattgtGACCCACTGCACAAGTTTGAATCATTACTGTTAGATATTTTGgagctttaggctggtgcagtaacctataaaacatttctgttcatacctgtatttgttttttaaagttgAGGCATATTTAACTTAAAATGTAGTTTTAGTATTTTGAGAAAATGGTATCTGaagatatttttttgtttaattttttggtCTGCTTGTTAGGTTCCCACCAAACCAGCAACCAGAAAATGGTTTGGCAGGCAGtgtgaaaaatgttaaaaagctggccatacatgcacagatatcatacgatattcggtgcgcgtatggtggattgacgagacaACAGATATCTCGAAAGCTTTGGATATCATTGTCTCGTCAATtgggcgggacaaaagattttgatcattTGCTGTCGAAGGTGCCTGGGCTGAATCGTTGGATATGGAGGTACAatcaatagggattctacccctaTCGGACGATTTAGCACTGCATGTCAATGGAGGGAATGAACGAtatttcctgtgaccaatggtcacaAGATCATAATTGGaacatgtatggctgccttaaaagagagaagcaataaaaagtaacacaaaTATAGCCTTTCAGAAGCATAAGCTTTTTGGTTGCCTGAGACAGGGACCAACAAGAGTTGCCGATAATCAATTCCTCTATATAATACTAGTATGTATTCATATTTAAGCATTTGCTTACCGGTTTCTATGATGGCTTCTGCAAGTCTCATGTTCTGTTGCACTTAAAAGAGAAGTTAAGTTAGTCACTGGGGGCTGCTGAAAACTACCAGCCTGGAGTACGTGTATAGGAGCACCACAAAGTGATCAGCTTTTGATTCTGCATCCTTCATGCTAGATGCGcttgtgcagtaaagtgaaaagccatcTTTATCACTCTTTTGAGCATGCACTGGCCCAGGTCCATTGAAGAATGAATGGTTGCGCCGTGATACTTCTACAGAGGGGGTCAGTTAAGCAATTGCCAGTGatcacttctcctttaaaaacaattcaTGCCTAGTGAAGTGCAGTGAGCACATTTTGCTTCATTTTAGAAGTTTGTGAAGAAAAACATTGGTAAAGGATACTGGGGCAGGCTTCTTCCCTGGGAGTGCACATGTGTAGCTGACCATTTTAAGACATGTTTCTTCCTGATGTTTGCTTAATTATACTTAAAGCGACAAGACGTGGGCTGCATGACATGCCTGCATGCTCCTTGGTCTTCATTACCAGAAGATGTTTGCTGGTGTAAAGATGGCAGCCTTGGTCTATGACAAGCGGGACAGACTCAGTGGGATAACAACTGGCAAATGTCtttttgcaaaaatataaaaaaaaaaaaaaccaaaacccatGCAGTTAGGAGATTGGCACCAAGGCAATAAATGTACAGCAGTGCACAGTAGAACCTCTCTTTTATGTCCCCATATTTAAGTTTCCCATAATTTATGCTGTTTTGATGCTGTCCCCTAAGAAATGTTAAGTTGGCGTTCCACTGTATATAATTTACACTCTCCATTATCCTTTAAGGAATGAAACTGCCCTTTGGTGCCTTTCCCCAGCCGTAAATGAGCACACCTCAGTCAGAGCAATTCTGCTAGGGCAATTTGCTGTGCTGCACCTTGCGCTACATCAGGGATTGCTAACTTACAGAAGTCCACGGAATAGGCCCTTTTTAGACCTGCATCCTCTGCTCCCAAACTTCTGCATTGGAAGGTGGCTGC contains:
- the rps16 gene encoding 40S ribosomal protein S16 — its product is MPAKGPLQSVQVFGRKKTATAVAHCKRGNGLIKVNGRPLEMIEPATLQYKLLEPVLLLGKERFAGVDIRVRVKGGGHVAQVYAIRQAISKSLVAYYQKYVDEASKKEIKDILIQYDRTLLVADPRRCESKKFGGPGARARYQKSYR